The Bacteroidota bacterium DNA window GCGTGAGCTAGGATTGTCTTTGCATCCCATGGAACCAAATTGCAGTCTGACATGTTAAACATTTTGCACGGTTCACATTTACAGATTCTAACGTATGAAAAATCCCGCACTCCGTGGCATCATTATTGGGATTCTCCTTGGCGCCTATATGGTCCCTGGGATACTAAGTCGCGAGAATCTATTTGGTCAGCCACTCTTCTTCAAGCTCGACTCCGCCCCTTCAGTCCATGCCGATCGGAGCATTAATCTCGACGCACGTCCCTACTGGACCTCCCACAGGCACATCGTCTCCTCCGAAAAAGTTTTCAGCGACCAAATCCTCTTCACAATCGAGCCATGGCTCGGTGCTGTCAAACTGCGGCATCGCCGTGAGATCAAGGGATCATTTCCGACGCTGTTAGCGAATTCCTCTCCCCACAACGCCTTCCGCGCTCCTCCCCATTCGTAGCATTGTTTTCAACATTGGTTGCACTCGCCTTGCTCTCCGGACGAAATTCCAATGAATGGATTGTTCACTCACGTTGGATAGGTCCGTCAAAGAAAATACAGAACATGCCATAGAGTCAGGGGGGGCTTCCTGCGCGAGAAACATTTCGACACGGTTTAACAACAATGTGCGTATGAGTGAAACTCTGCCTTCATCAGCCTTGTCCAATATTCACTAGTTCGGCCGCATATAATAATTGACAACCCAATGCGAATACTAAAGCGTCACATCTCTTTTTTGCAGCTCGTGTATTTCATCATTTACGTGCTCCTCTCTGCGGTAATGATTCTCACGCCGATCATCCTGACTCGTTCTGTTCACATCAAAAGAATGTTCATCATCGATGAGGACGTACTGGAGGTCTTGCTTTTGAGCTTTTTATTTGCTCTGACTATTTTGATCTTCAGGCTCTATCAGCAAGAGGCTTCAAAACAAGAAGAGCTGATCAACAATATCAAGGAGGATAAGAGGAAGGCTGATGAAAAGCTTATTGATTCATTGGATTACATCGGGAAAGTGAATGTCCAGATCGAAGAGATAAAATCGATCTACGACGTTTCCAACGCGTACCCGTCAACGAAAAGCGATTTCAAAAGGATCGCTCGGCTCTTGGGCGAGCGTATTCTGGGCATTGTCAACACAAACTGGATGCTGCTCAGAATCATCAGCAGCGGCTCGTACAGGACGATCTATGAGTGCTTCGAGACAAGGAATGGCGTGTCCATATGTTATCCGCACGTCAGCAACAAAATGATCATCGACCAACAATCGGCCACGCAATTCACTACGGTGATTTTAAAGCCTCACAATCTGAATTTTCTCGTCTTCTGTGCGATGCCGGTCGATGCCGTAAGCGATGATCAACGTGTTTTCATTCGAGCCATCATGAACGAGGTCAGTTTGCTGTTCATCATTTCGCATTCGTCTTTCCAGGATGACCGGCGCGTTGTATTCCCGGAAAACAGGATCACCCAAAAACTCGAGGCGGTTCGGCCTATGCCTCCGTCATGAACTGAGATATTCCAAATGCCTGTAACGTATCGATTTGACTCTAACATCATTATCGTTGAAATGTACGGCGAATATTCGATGAACGATGTCCGTACGGCCATACTTAATTCTTTAGCCGATGCCGGCCTCAATGGAAGGTCATCCCTGCTCTTCAATTTTGGGGAATCCCGGAGCATTTACGTGAGGTCTTCAGAAGAGATCAACGCGATGGTAGGCTTCATCACCGCATTAGCGGACCGATTCAACAACCGCCTCGCGTTCGTTTCGTCCCACGAACTGCCGTATGGGCTGATGCGCTTCGTCTGTGTGAAGTCGGGGAGTTGTGGAATTGTTTCGGATGTATTTCGCACGTATGACGAAGCCAAGGATTGGCTGCTGTCATGAAGGGCAGAGACCGCAGCCCCATGCAGTGAAGCGCCGGGCAATGCGATTCCTGACGCCCCGATAAGCTTTGGACTTCGATACGCCGAACATAGGTCCAACGACGAGATTGAACTGCAGATCATCTCCAATGAATAGAGGGCACTGTTTTATGAACCGCTAAGGTCAACGTAGTCACGATCCCCGGCAGAAAACAAGACGCCGGACTTTCGTAAGGAGGAACCATGATCACCCGCGTCCATTTTGTTCTTACGGTGGTGGTCTCATTCGTACTGTCGTCCTGCACATCGACCCAGCTTGCGCGCACGTGGCGAGACACATCATACAAGGCAGGGCCGTTAAAAAAGATACTGGTAGTGGCCACCGGGAGGGATCAACAGCGGAGAAGTGCCTGGGAGGATGGGCTCGCCGCGGCTCTTTCATGGCACGGGGTCGAGGCGACTCCATCGTATCGGCTCATCTCCAAAGTTCTTCCCGACTCCACCATCATTGATTCCGTGGCCCGCGCGGGAAACTTCGACGGGATAGTACTTATCGGACGATCATCGACGATGACCACCGAAAGCGTCACCCCCAGCTTGGACATCATCTCACCGGGCTCTCCTTCCGGGCCGTGGAGCGAGGCGTACTATGAATATTACAATCGCGGATATTATCCGGGGTATCCGGTATTCAATGAATTCGTGAATGACGAGATCACCCTTTGGACAGCTCGCGGAAGAAAACGGATGATCTGGTCCGGTGTCGGCGAGGTCCATGGAAGCGGCCAGGGTGAAGACGTCAGCGGCGAGATTATTTCTCTGGTCATTAAGGAACTGATCAAACAGGAGGTCATTGCCGCGGCCAATTGACGACACCCGCCAGAATTGAAGAGGTTCCAACGCTTGGACAAACGATGAAAAAAGATGAGGGTTAGCAAAAAACGCTAACCCTGTCTGTTTTTGGAGCGGGGACGACCAATCATTCTCTAGAGCTCACTTACCCGCCAAAAAACGGCGGGTCCTAAAAACAGATCAGGGTTAGCAAATAACGCTAACCCTGTCTGTTTTTGGAGCGGGGCCGACGAGACTCGAACTCGCGACTTCCTGCGTGACAGGCAGGCGCTCTAACCAAACTGAGCTACGACCCCGAATTTTATTAAGAATTACTACTTTTTTGACGTGATCAACTGCAACCAAACTGAATCACGACAGCCGGAAAAATTTCCAACGCAAATAATATACTAAAAAATTTTACGGCAAGCAATAGTCAATAATCAGCTGTTCTCGCCCGGTTTTGACGGACCGGAACACGAAGGACAATCCCGGAGATCTGGTGCTAAATATGGCGTGCGGTCTATTCGATTGGAGAAAGCGACGAATTGCCCCCGGTTAATTAAATCTTTAGAGAAAATTTCAAGAGACTGCCGGAATTGATGCAGGAAATTAGGACGAATGCTGTTTCGTACTATCGACGACATAACAAAGCATCTCTCTAAGTACATTCTGCTCGTCGAATTTGCCGATGATCGTAGCATCAACCTGAACAGTCTCGCCCCGTTTCGTCGGGATCCTGATATTGGCTAGCTCAATTTCTCTCTCAAGCCTAACCATTTCGATCAGCTCCGGCTTTTTCAAGTGATTACCGGCGAGGAACTCCGTTTTCGCCGCTTTTGCCTCCTCCTCAGAAGAAAAACCCAGCAGCCGCAAATATGCGGAGTTGCATTCGACAACCTCCCCAGCCGGTGTCGATATGAATGAAGCGACAATATTGTGCTCAAAAAGGCTGCGATATTTTTCGCTCGACTCTTTCAATTCAGCCTCCGTCAGCTTGCGCATCCGCTCCGTTTCAGCTTTGTGCAACGCCCTCCGCACCGCGGGAATCAACCGTTCAATTTTCTCTTTTAGCACAAAATCCGTTGCGCCTCGCTCAAACGCTTCGATCGCAACCTCCTGCCCCTTCGCGCCTGAGAGAAAAATAAACGGGGTTTCGGGACACTTTTGCAGGACAATACCAATAGCAGATTTTCCGTCAAAACCTTCCAGCAAAAAATCGGAGATGATCAAATCAAATTTCATTGTTTGCAAAGCTCCGAGGAGCCTCTCCCGAGTTTGTACCACCTCGACAACGTATCGGAGATCTGTTCCGTCCAATGTTGCCTGTAAGAGCTGAACGTCGTTAGGATCATCTTCAATATAAAGAAGATGGCAAAGCTTGCTCATAAAGCGTCCTTATTTTTGATCACTGCTAAAGTGCTTGAAAACTCCTCCCCCCCTATTTATATATCATTGAAAATGCCAATTTTGGAGAAAAAAGTAGTCCCTATTTCGGGAATAATTCCTTACTATTCATGGGAAACTTGCCGAAATGAAGGTGTTGACGCCTCGAAAGCTCTGCCAAAGAGGAAACAGTAGAACTTTTGAACTCCGTTTTCCAGGGGCGCATCTTGTAGAAATTGCGGAGCCGCACTGGAGAGTATCTCTTTCGTGCGGCTCCTGTAAAAAATCTGATTCGGGGATTCAATTATGCCAGAACGACGGGATGTGGCGGTTGAGGGGGAGTATTCCCCTCCCCGTCTGCCAGGTTCCTACTCCCCGCTGAATTTGAACCAAAAAACATTGTCGCACAGATCAACGACAACGCAAAAATGAATCTTGAGGAAACCTTTCGAAAATTTCTCATAGCTAACCTCCCTTGAGAGTTGGTGATTTCCGCGGAAGGATTTTCCGCCCGCTTCATTTCTTATGTATGCTTCGCGGGAGAAGAAATGGAGTTTTAGCTGTGAGAACCGGCGAGAAGCTACCGACGAGTCAAAAACATGCAGACAATCTCCTTCGATAATTTTTTATTTTGTGCACTCTGCGACGCACTTCCCTATCGCGCAGTGAGAAGGTATTTTTTTCTTGCGGGATTTTTGCTGCTCGCGTCAACCGGTGCAACTGCACAGGTGACTCCTTCGGATACAGTGATCGGGTTGGCAAAACAGAGCATCGGACATGATCTCGTGATACGTTCTTTCTTCGACAGCTCGCTTGCCTACTTCAAAGAGGCAAAAGAAATTTTTCGAAGAAACGAAAGCTGGGGGCACTACGTGGAGTGCGACAACTCTATTGCGGACGCCTTGATCAGATTGGCCCGTTTTAACGAAGCGCTCGACTGCTTAAGAGAATCGCAAAAAACGGCGAAGGCGAAGCTGTCACCAAACGACCCGAGGCTGGCAAGCACCTATGCCGCGCTCGGCTACCTCGAGAATTATAACCAGGAGTACGCTCAGGCCTTATCAGACCTTAATGAATCGCTGAGGATCAGGAGAACCATAGGTTCTCCAAAAAGCGTCGAGGTCGCCTCGTCCCTTTATCTGCTGGCGCTTACGTACAAATCGATCGGGATGTACAAGGAGGCGGTCGCCTCCATCAACGAGGCTATCGAGATCAGCAGAGTGTCGGACACCGAAGAGGGGCTGGCAATCAATGAAATGACGGCAGCGAACATCCTCTCTGACAAAGGAGACTATCACAGCGCATTGTCTCTCCAGGATTCGGTCCTCAGGATGCTTCAACGGATCGGTAAAGAAAAATCCCTGGTCGCTGCGACCTGCTACTATTATCGGGGTAAAGATCTGCTCCATGAAAACAGGGTCAACGAAGCGATCTCGTCCCTCCTAACGTCTCTCGCATTGAACGAAACGGTGGCCGGCGAAATTGTTCCGTCAGTTTCGGCATGCTTGGCCAAATTGGGAGAGGCATATTCACAGCGCTCCGACTACGACCGGGCGATCTCATATTTCAATCAGGCTGAAGAAAGCACCATTGCCTTCAACGGGAAATATCACTCTGGTTTGGCTGAGCTCTATAACTCCATGGCGAACTTGTATTCCTTGAAAGGCAACTATGACGATGCGCTGCGGTACGCCAGGAAATCGCTCGCGATCGAAGAGCACAATCACGGACCGCACCATTTATCAACGGCCAACAGTCTTGAGAGACTCGGCGATGTTTTCGCCAGGCACGGCGATTACGATTCCGCGATCACGACGTATGCGGCCTCCCTCGCGATCAAAGAAGAGCTCAATCGGTACAGCGTCGCTACTGCGAGGCTGCAAATGGCGATCGGGAACGCTTATA harbors:
- a CDS encoding response regulator, with protein sequence MSKLCHLLYIEDDPNDVQLLQATLDGTDLRYVVEVVQTRERLLGALQTMKFDLIISDFLLEGFDGKSAIGIVLQKCPETPFIFLSGAKGQEVAIEAFERGATDFVLKEKIERLIPAVRRALHKAETERMRKLTEAELKESSEKYRSLFEHNIVASFISTPAGEVVECNSAYLRLLGFSSEEEAKAAKTEFLAGNHLKKPELIEMVRLEREIELANIRIPTKRGETVQVDATIIGKFDEQNVLREMLCYVVDSTKQHSS